A genomic window from Streptomyces mirabilis includes:
- a CDS encoding NUDIX hydrolase, whose product MTEDTFKAVRAAGCVLWRRSPLGGELEICLVHRPKYDDWSHPKGKLKRGEEPLPGALREVREETGYTAVPGTALPTLRYPVAGRPKEVRYWAAEATDGHFTPSDEVDRVLWLSPAAARDRLTQPRDADLVDALLSVLHLT is encoded by the coding sequence ATGACCGAGGACACCTTCAAGGCCGTACGGGCGGCGGGCTGCGTCCTGTGGCGCCGCTCGCCACTCGGCGGTGAGCTGGAGATATGTCTCGTCCACCGGCCGAAGTACGACGACTGGTCGCATCCGAAGGGCAAGCTCAAACGCGGCGAGGAACCGCTCCCGGGGGCACTGCGGGAGGTCCGGGAGGAGACGGGGTACACCGCCGTGCCCGGCACGGCTCTGCCCACCCTCCGTTATCCCGTCGCCGGCCGCCCCAAGGAGGTCCGCTACTGGGCTGCCGAGGCGACGGACGGCCACTTCACTCCGAGCGACGAGGTCGACCGCGTCCTGTGGCTCTCCCCCGCGGCGGCCCGCGACCGTCTGACCCAGCCCAGGGACGCCGATCTGGTTGACGCCCTACTGAGCGTGTTGCACCTCACCTAG
- a CDS encoding RNA degradosome polyphosphate kinase, whose protein sequence is MNQPSAQAPVQHPQPSVGSIAAHRPHTVAANVSDLEPDIDADLDAYEDLVQDGIMLPQGRFLDRERSWLAFNERVLELAEDPSTPLLERANFLAIFASNLDEFFMVRVAGLKRRIATGVATKSASGLQPREVLEMIWARSRELMARHAACYQEDVAPALAEEGIHLVRWSELTEKEQARLFTLFRHQIFPVLTPLAVDPAHPFPYISGLSLNLAVVVRNPVSGHRHFARVKVPPLLSRFLEASPNRYVPIEDVIAAHLEELFPGMEVLEHHTFRLTRNEDLEVEEDDAENLLQALEKELMRRRFGPPVRLEVEESIDRYVLDLLVRELKISEAEVYPLPGPLDLTGLFGIGALDRPELKYPKFIAGTHRDLAEVESASAPDIFAALRERDVLLHHPYDSFSTSVQAFLEQAAADPDVLAIKQTLYRTSGDSPIVDALIDAAESGKQVLVLVEIKARFDEQANIKWARKLEESGCHVVYGLVGLKTHCKLSLVVRQEGETLRRYSHVGTGNYHPKTARLYEDLGLLTADPQVGADLSDLFNRLSGYSRRETYRRLLVAPKSLRDGLIARINKEVQHHVAGRPAYVRIKCNSMVDEAIIDALYRASQAGVPVDVWVRGICAVRPGVTGLSENIRVRSVLGRFLEHSRVFAFGNGGEPEVWIGSADMMHRNLDRRIEALVRITDPAHRAALNRLFETGMSDTTASWHLGPDGEWTRHSTDADGQPLRNVQEMLIDARRRRRGTATP, encoded by the coding sequence ATGAACCAGCCCAGCGCCCAGGCACCGGTGCAGCACCCGCAGCCCTCCGTCGGCTCCATCGCCGCGCACCGCCCGCACACCGTGGCGGCGAACGTCTCCGACCTCGAGCCCGACATCGACGCCGACCTCGACGCCTACGAGGACCTGGTGCAGGACGGCATCATGTTGCCGCAGGGCCGGTTCCTCGACCGCGAGCGCAGCTGGCTTGCGTTCAACGAGCGGGTGCTGGAGCTCGCCGAGGACCCGAGCACGCCCCTGCTCGAACGGGCGAACTTCCTGGCGATCTTCGCCAGCAACCTGGACGAGTTCTTCATGGTCCGGGTGGCCGGTCTGAAGCGCCGCATCGCGACCGGCGTGGCCACCAAGTCCGCCTCCGGCCTGCAGCCCCGCGAGGTCCTGGAGATGATCTGGGCCCGCTCGCGCGAGCTCATGGCCCGGCACGCGGCCTGCTACCAGGAGGACGTCGCCCCCGCACTCGCGGAGGAGGGCATCCATCTGGTCCGCTGGAGCGAACTGACGGAGAAGGAGCAGGCCCGCCTCTTCACCCTCTTCCGGCACCAGATCTTCCCGGTCCTGACCCCGCTGGCGGTCGACCCCGCGCACCCTTTCCCGTACATCTCGGGTCTGTCCCTGAACCTCGCGGTCGTCGTACGGAACCCGGTCAGCGGCCACCGGCACTTCGCGCGCGTCAAGGTCCCGCCGCTGCTCTCCCGCTTCCTGGAGGCCTCCCCCAACCGCTACGTCCCCATCGAGGACGTGATCGCGGCGCACCTGGAGGAGCTCTTCCCGGGCATGGAGGTCCTGGAGCACCACACCTTCCGGCTGACCAGGAACGAGGACCTGGAGGTCGAGGAGGACGACGCCGAGAACCTGCTCCAGGCGCTGGAGAAGGAGCTCATGCGGCGCCGCTTCGGGCCGCCGGTGCGCCTGGAGGTCGAGGAGTCCATCGACCGGTACGTCCTCGATCTCCTCGTACGGGAACTGAAGATCTCCGAGGCCGAGGTGTACCCGCTGCCGGGTCCCCTGGACCTCACCGGCCTCTTCGGCATCGGCGCCCTCGACCGGCCCGAGTTGAAGTACCCGAAGTTCATCGCGGGAACGCACCGCGACCTGGCCGAGGTCGAGTCGGCGTCCGCGCCCGACATCTTCGCCGCCCTGCGCGAGCGTGACGTCCTGCTGCACCACCCGTACGACTCCTTCTCCACCTCCGTGCAGGCCTTCCTGGAGCAGGCGGCGGCCGATCCGGACGTGCTGGCCATCAAGCAGACGCTGTACCGGACCTCGGGCGACTCGCCGATCGTCGACGCGCTGATAGACGCCGCCGAGTCCGGCAAGCAGGTCCTCGTCCTCGTCGAGATCAAGGCGCGCTTCGACGAACAGGCCAACATCAAGTGGGCCCGCAAGCTCGAGGAGTCGGGCTGCCATGTCGTGTACGGGCTCGTCGGGCTGAAGACCCACTGCAAGCTGTCGCTGGTCGTCCGGCAGGAGGGGGAGACGCTCCGGCGCTACTCCCACGTCGGCACCGGCAACTACCACCCCAAGACCGCCCGGCTGTACGAGGACCTCGGCCTGCTCACCGCCGACCCGCAGGTCGGCGCGGACCTGTCGGACCTCTTCAACCGGCTCTCCGGCTACTCGCGCCGTGAGACCTACCGCCGTCTGCTCGTCGCCCCCAAGTCCCTGCGCGACGGGCTGATCGCGCGGATCAACAAGGAAGTCCAGCACCACGTCGCCGGACGCCCCGCCTACGTCCGCATCAAGTGCAACTCGATGGTGGACGAGGCGATCATCGACGCGCTGTACCGCGCGTCCCAGGCCGGAGTGCCCGTCGACGTGTGGGTGCGTGGCATCTGCGCGGTCCGGCCGGGCGTCACCGGCCTGTCCGAAAACATACGCGTACGGTCCGTGCTCGGCCGGTTCCTCGAACACTCCCGTGTCTTCGCCTTCGGCAACGGCGGCGAGCCCGAGGTCTGGATCGGCAGCGCGGACATGATGCACCGCAACCTGGACCGGCGGATCGAGGCCCTGGTCAGGATCACCGACCCGGCACACCGCGCAGCCCTCAACCGGCTGTTCGAGACCGGGATGTCCGACACCACCGCCTCCTGGCACCTGGGCCCGGACGGCGAGTGGACCCGGCACTCGACCGACGCGGATGGCCAACCCCTGCGGAACGTCCAGGAGATGCTCATAGACGCCCGGAGGCGCCGGCGTGGCACAGCAACACCTTGA
- the pstS gene encoding phosphate ABC transporter substrate-binding protein PstS: MKLQRKNRLRALSLGAVAVSGALALTACGSDDTGSKSTATGGATTGSASSIKCDNAKGQLLADGSSAQKNAIDAWVKEFSAACSGVQINYKGGGSGAGVTAFTQGQVAFAGSDSALKPEEITASKKMCTGGGQGIDLPMVGGPIAVGFNVPGVDKLVLNASTIAKIFDSKISKWNDPAIAKLNPGVNLPDLKIQAFHRSDESGTTDNFTKYLIAAAPADWKYSGGKAWQAKGGQSAPQSSGVAQQVKQTAGAIGYMELSFAKDGIKAASIDTGASAPVDATIENATKAIADAKVIGTGKDLALKLNRATKADGAYPITLVTYEIVCDKGNKSDSLAATKAFLTYIASEDGQKVLSSIDYAPIPADIIAKVRTTIAGLS; encoded by the coding sequence GTGAAGCTTCAGCGCAAGAACCGGCTTCGCGCCCTTTCGCTCGGTGCTGTCGCCGTCTCCGGCGCCCTGGCCCTCACGGCGTGCGGCTCCGACGACACCGGCAGCAAGAGCACCGCCACGGGCGGCGCGACGACGGGCTCCGCCAGCTCGATCAAGTGTGACAACGCCAAGGGCCAGCTGCTCGCCGACGGCTCGTCCGCGCAGAAGAACGCGATCGACGCCTGGGTCAAGGAGTTCAGCGCCGCCTGCTCCGGCGTGCAGATCAACTACAAGGGCGGCGGCTCCGGCGCCGGCGTCACCGCGTTCACCCAGGGCCAGGTCGCCTTCGCCGGCTCCGACTCCGCGCTGAAGCCCGAAGAGATCACCGCCTCCAAGAAGATGTGCACCGGTGGCGGCCAGGGCATCGACCTCCCGATGGTCGGCGGCCCGATCGCGGTCGGCTTCAACGTCCCGGGCGTCGACAAGCTGGTCCTGAACGCCTCGACGATCGCCAAGATCTTCGACAGCAAGATCAGCAAGTGGAACGACCCGGCGATCGCGAAGCTGAACCCGGGCGTCAACCTGCCCGACCTCAAGATCCAGGCGTTCCACCGCTCGGACGAGTCCGGCACCACGGACAACTTCACCAAGTACCTGATCGCCGCGGCCCCCGCCGACTGGAAGTACTCCGGCGGCAAGGCCTGGCAGGCGAAGGGCGGCCAGTCCGCTCCGCAGTCCTCCGGTGTCGCCCAGCAGGTGAAGCAGACCGCCGGCGCCATCGGCTACATGGAGCTGTCGTTCGCCAAGGACGGCATCAAGGCGGCCAGCATCGACACGGGCGCCAGCGCCCCGGTCGACGCCACCATCGAGAACGCCACCAAGGCCATCGCGGACGCCAAGGTCATCGGCACGGGCAAGGACCTCGCGCTCAAGCTGAACCGCGCCACCAAGGCCGACGGCGCCTACCCGATCACCCTGGTCACGTACGAGATCGTCTGCGACAAGGGCAACAAGTCGGATTCACTGGCTGCCACGAAGGCGTTCCTGACCTACATTGCGAGCGAGGACGGCCAGAAGGTCCTCTCCTCCATCGACTACGCGCCGATCCCGGCCGACATCATCGCCAAGGTCCGCACCACCATCGCGGGCCTGAGCTGA
- a CDS encoding CHAD domain-containing protein, producing the protein MAQQHLEPPTDSPAGPMSGDALAGYLRAQATEFLRSLRQHRENGSDAGTTARAKPRTESRAESRDGSRARENGSGESVDAARALRRSARRISGTLHTFRPLLDAEWSEGMRPELAWLSGTLAREHAYAARLERLIGALNRLSGAAGFPAQAAQDTGAPAKGSLTVGAAKAGALLDRQLTLARTRAHSAALQALGSSRFHAVADSVAVLASEVPLTPAAATADLRPLAAAASDRLTDAVAALPLVTAGHPYNAEALVHGLSADTAPHPQDAPWHQVRLLLRLHRYACEVLYGEDAPIDVRLLRAGQALNRHRDAAEAAGAAASAARTPRIAPATAYALGVLHADQRHEVEAARFAFQQNWQKETVRTP; encoded by the coding sequence GTGGCACAGCAACACCTTGAACCCCCCACCGACTCCCCGGCCGGGCCCATGTCAGGAGACGCCCTCGCGGGCTACCTGAGGGCCCAGGCCACGGAGTTCCTCCGCTCCCTGCGACAGCACCGGGAGAACGGCTCCGACGCGGGTACCACCGCCCGGGCGAAGCCGAGAACGGAGTCGCGCGCCGAGTCGCGGGACGGGTCACGAGCGAGGGAGAACGGCTCCGGGGAATCGGTCGACGCGGCGCGCGCCCTGCGCCGCTCGGCCCGCCGCATCAGCGGCACCCTGCACACCTTCCGACCGCTGCTCGACGCGGAGTGGTCGGAGGGCATGCGGCCCGAACTGGCGTGGCTCTCGGGCACCCTGGCCCGTGAACACGCCTACGCGGCCCGCCTGGAACGGCTGATCGGCGCGCTGAACCGGCTCTCGGGCGCGGCCGGCTTCCCGGCACAGGCCGCGCAGGACACCGGCGCGCCGGCCAAAGGCAGTCTGACCGTCGGCGCCGCGAAGGCGGGCGCGCTGCTCGACCGCCAGCTGACGCTGGCTCGCACCCGGGCCCACTCGGCCGCGCTGCAGGCGCTCGGCTCCTCCCGCTTCCACGCCGTCGCGGACAGCGTCGCCGTGCTCGCCAGCGAGGTGCCGCTCACCCCGGCGGCCGCCACGGCCGACCTGCGCCCGCTGGCCGCCGCCGCGTCCGACCGGCTGACCGACGCGGTCGCCGCGCTGCCGCTGGTCACCGCGGGCCACCCGTACAACGCCGAGGCCCTCGTGCACGGCCTCTCCGCGGACACCGCGCCCCACCCCCAGGACGCGCCCTGGCACCAGGTCCGGCTGCTGCTGCGCCTGCACCGCTACGCGTGCGAGGTCCTCTACGGGGAGGACGCCCCCATCGACGTACGACTGCTCCGCGCGGGTCAGGCCCTCAACCGGCACCGGGACGCGGCGGAGGCGGCCGGGGCCGCCGCGTCGGCGGCCCGCACCCCGCGCATCGCCCCGGCCACCGCGTACGCGCTCGGCGTGCTCCACGCCGACCAGCGGCACGAGGTGGAGGCGGCGCGGTTCGCGTTCCAGCAGAACTGGCAGAAGGAAACCGTGCGCACCCCGTGA
- the pstC gene encoding phosphate ABC transporter permease subunit PstC encodes MDISTQNTDAAPPPTPQPSVAVQKRASRGATRPGDRIFLGLSRGSGIFLLVIMAAIAVFLTYRASLAISKDHGNFLTTFEWNTNTIPPVFGIAVLAFGTVVSSIIAMALAVPVAVAIALFITHYAPRRLSGPVAYVIDLLAAVPSIVYGLWGALVLVPHMNGLFGWLDKYFGWTGIFSWQGGAPRSMLTVSILLAIMILPIITNVSREVFRQVPQMHEEAALALGATRWEVIRMSVLPFGRSGVISASMLGLGRALGETMAVATVLSPTFDINASLLDPGGGTFAQNIASKFGEATADGRDALIASGLVLFVITLLVNGAARVIIARRAEYSGANA; translated from the coding sequence ATGGACATATCGACACAGAACACAGACGCAGCACCTCCCCCCACCCCCCAGCCTTCCGTGGCCGTACAGAAGCGCGCGAGCCGCGGCGCCACCCGACCCGGTGACCGGATCTTCCTCGGTCTCTCCCGCGGGTCGGGCATCTTCCTGCTGGTGATCATGGCCGCCATCGCGGTCTTCCTCACCTATCGCGCCTCGCTCGCGATCAGCAAGGACCACGGCAACTTCCTCACCACCTTCGAGTGGAACACCAACACCATCCCGCCGGTCTTCGGCATCGCCGTCCTGGCCTTCGGCACGGTGGTCTCCTCGATCATCGCCATGGCCCTGGCGGTTCCCGTCGCGGTCGCCATCGCGCTGTTCATCACGCACTACGCACCGCGCAGGCTGAGCGGCCCGGTCGCCTACGTGATCGACCTGCTCGCCGCCGTGCCCTCCATCGTCTACGGCCTGTGGGGCGCCCTCGTCCTGGTGCCGCACATGAACGGCCTCTTCGGCTGGCTGGACAAGTACTTCGGCTGGACCGGCATCTTCAGCTGGCAGGGCGGCGCGCCCCGCTCGATGCTCACCGTCAGCATCCTGCTCGCGATCATGATCCTGCCGATCATCACCAACGTGAGCCGCGAGGTCTTCCGCCAGGTCCCGCAGATGCACGAGGAGGCCGCGCTGGCCCTCGGCGCCACGCGCTGGGAGGTCATCCGCATGTCGGTGCTGCCCTTCGGCCGCTCCGGCGTCATCTCCGCGTCGATGCTGGGTCTCGGCCGCGCGCTCGGTGAGACCATGGCCGTGGCCACGGTCCTCTCGCCGACCTTCGACATCAACGCCAGCCTCCTCGACCCGGGCGGCGGCACCTTCGCACAGAACATCGCCAGCAAGTTCGGCGAGGCGACCGCGGACGGCCGTGACGCGCTGATCGCGTCCGGTCTGGTCCT